The DNA region CAGGCGGGTTTCTCGCATTTTTCGGATCCTTTTCTCCGGATGAATGGGATTGTCTTATTGGTTTACCTTGTTTTCATTTTCGAAAAAAAATCGTGGATTCATCTGGTTTTCCTGCCCATTCTGTTTTTGTTTTCGCAGTCGCCGAGCACAGATTTGCCCGTGATCGTATTCTCATTAATTATTTTGGATGAACTTTTCAAAAACAATAATAGAACTGGACATCTTTTCGCGCTTTCCGTTTTTGTTTTCGCCATCAAACCGACGATGATCTGGCTTCCTTTGCTGGTTTTTCTGTATCTGGTCTTCATCGTGAAATCGGGTTTCAAGGTGATCGTTCCAGGAACTTTCATCCTGATTTTATTCTTTGTCAAAAACATCTGGACTTTCGGGTTTCCTGTTTTCCCGGTGCAGTATTTCGATTTTGATTTTTCGTGGAAACCTAATGCGGATCTTTTGAAAAATTCTTCGGAAATGGCAATTATGAAAACTTACGACCTACAGTATTCCATTGATGAAATCAATAAATTCACTCATTTCGACCACATCAAAAACTGGTTTTTACTAAAAGGAATTAAAGGGAAAATCAACATTTTCTTCATCCTTACTTTAGTTGCATTTTTGGTGTATTCCCTGATCAAAAAATCAAGGTTGGTCTGGATTGTTTTCGTTTCTGTTTTGGTCAAAAGTGTTTTGGTGCTTCTGTTTTCCGCACAATACAGGTTTTTCATCGATGTGTTTTTTGTCGTGTTCTTTGTGATATTTTACAAAGAAATTTCATCGGTGTATGCGAAACTTATCTTTGTGGGTTTGTCGGTTGTTCTTGCGGGATTTTTGTCTTTTCCAAATATTCTCAAAACGCATCTGCCAAGTTTTCAATCGGGAAGTTTTATGGGTGGATTTAAATTCGCTCAGCTTTACCAACCTTCTGATTATGAATGGGATCAATTCAAAACTCATCAAATCGGAAATCTGAAATTCAATTGGGTCGATGGATATATTTTCAGTTTTCAGACGCCGATTCCCGCCATTTCGCCAGGTTTCGTTCAGGAGGATTTGAATGCCGGAATTTTCCCACAATTAAAAGGAAAAACTTTACGTGAAGGTTTCATCTGGAAAAAAATTAACGACGGCGAAAAAAAGCAACTTCAAAAAATCCTGGATGATTATTTAGAATCAGGTCGAAAGCAGTAGGACAACATATTTTTTTAAACCACAAAAGGAACAAAAGAATTTTGCTTAAAGCTTTGATTAATTGTTATTTGTGGACACTTTTGATAGATCGTAAAAGAAAAAATCGTAGATTTTTAAACTTTTGTGTCCTTTCAGAGTTGTGCATTAAGAGTTTTTTTAACGCAAAGGTTTGTATTAAAATCCTCTAAATTGAGTTAGGCAAAGATTGCGGATAAATCCGCTGAATAAGCGACCGCTTCATCAATTCGCTTTAGCGGATCAAGCTTTGCATTCTTATGATTGTGCGTATAAACCTTTAATTCTTTGCGTTTTCTAACATTAAGAATTTGATTATCAATGTCCTATCATTGATTTGACTGATTTTACCCAAATGTGTAATAGGTGCTATTTCATCTTTTTCATTTATAAAATAAAAACTTTTGTCCCTTTTCTGGTTAAAATATTTACGTATTTGACCCGATTCAAAATCGTTGACCGCTTTTCACTAACTTTGTAAAATGTTCAGTTTAGGAAATTTTCTCACACTCTCCACTTTCGGCGAAAGCCACGGAATCGCGTATGGCGGAATCATCACCAATTTTCCCGCAGGTTTGAAAGTCGATTTCGATGAGGTACAGAAACAGCTCGACCGCAGAAAACCTGGTCAAAGTTCAATCGTTACCCAACGAAAAGAAAGCGACACTGTGAAGTTTCTTTCTGGAATTTTTGAAGGAAAAACCACAGGAACTCCGATCGGTTTTATTATTGAGAACGAGAACCAGAAATCCAAAGATTACGGCCACCTCGAAAATACCTTTCGGCCAAGTCATGCCGATTTTACCTATGACCAAAAATTCGGTTTCCGCGATTACCGTGGCGGCGGAAGATCTTC from Chryseobacterium suipulveris includes:
- a CDS encoding LIC_10190 family membrane protein, with amino-acid sequence MFYLLLSAIFLLPILWGIGEVFSRVFKIATKEFSWKIIFGIFSLSLVFTGIAFFAPLSLHVEVATIVIGLSSFFWFKGYLQFWDFFSRQKLSLWFFGGAVLFFGSFYPFILDHFGYYVPTVKWISEVGLVKGISNLDLLLGQMSVWHIFQAGFSHFSDPFLRMNGIVLLVYLVFIFEKKSWIHLVFLPILFLFSQSPSTDLPVIVFSLIILDELFKNNNRTGHLFALSVFVFAIKPTMIWLPLLVFLYLVFIVKSGFKVIVPGTFILILFFVKNIWTFGFPVFPVQYFDFDFSWKPNADLLKNSSEMAIMKTYDLQYSIDEINKFTHFDHIKNWFLLKGIKGKINIFFILTLVAFLVYSLIKKSRLVWIVFVSVLVKSVLVLLFSAQYRFFIDVFFVVFFVIFYKEISSVYAKLIFVGLSVVLAGFLSFPNILKTHLPSFQSGSFMGGFKFAQLYQPSDYEWDQFKTHQIGNLKFNWVDGYIFSFQTPIPAISPGFVQEDLNAGIFPQLKGKTLREGFIWKKINDGEKKQLQKILDDYLESGRKQ